A window of the Haloquadratum walsbyi C23 genome harbors these coding sequences:
- a CDS encoding DUF7520 family protein: MDAKKQSQHAEQSRTQGRSGRQFVIILYIALTGAAGVAGYLTGYFVDGLSAPMFLFVIPFPLSPLGFAAYGGLTIAIVIGIPLGLVIYVSEYAESIET, translated from the coding sequence ATGGACGCTAAAAAACAATCACAACATGCTGAGCAGTCCCGCACGCAGGGACGAAGTGGTCGACAATTCGTAATTATTCTTTATATTGCACTTACTGGTGCTGCAGGTGTTGCAGGCTATCTCACCGGATATTTCGTTGATGGTCTTTCAGCACCTATGTTTTTATTTGTCATCCCGTTTCCCCTGAGTCCACTCGGATTTGCTGCATACGGTGGATTGACAATTGCGATTGTCATTGGGATTCCACTGGGTCTTGTCATTTATGTCTCAGAATACGCAGAGTCGATCGAAACCTGA